In Sphingobacterium sp. R2, the genomic stretch ATGATTGATTTCCATAGTGTAGGCTTGGGATAAATGAATTTAGCGATAATGGGCTTTCGATCCAAGTTTTTTCAGAAATATTTTGCCGGCGATCTTACCTTTTAAAACTGAAAACTACTGATAACCTAAAGTTTACAAAATCGTGCGTCATTGTATCTATGAGTAAGATGTTATGCCAGCTAAACTTGTCTTAAAAATGATATAAATACTCTAATACGGTATTTATACCTCTTATTAGGAATTTGATACGGATGTTGAGGATGCGAAAGTGGGATGGCATAAAGTTTGAATTTTACCCTGTTATAATAAAATAGAATATTTACAATAACACATTTGACGTATGAAAAAATTAATTCAAACATTGGGACTAGGTATGCTTATTTTAACTGTATTAGTGGGTTTTACGGCATGTAGCAAAGATGATGATCCGGCAGACAATGATCTTTTTATTGGGAAATACGAAGGTACAATCTCTTTTGATGATTTAAACAACAATGATAATGATGTTGCAGCGGCAGAAGGGACAGTTACGGTAACAAAAGCCGGCGATACCTATAATTTTGCTTTCGGAAATGGTATTCCTAATCTTAATGGGGTAGATTTTGAGAAAAAGAATAATGTCTTAATCAATATTGGTTCGGCTGGTACGGGAGTTATTCGTATTGATGCTGGAAAATTAACAATTGGCTACACAAAAGACGGAAAAGCTTGGACCGCTAATTGTAACCGAAAATAATAATAGCAAGACAAAGAAGTGCTGGTATAACGATTAAGATTAAAAAAAATCAAAACGATTATTTGATTATAACTGTTCTATTAATAACTAATGAAAGGAGAATAATTATGAGTGATTTAACATGGAAAGGCCGTTGGAATGAGATCAAAGGCAAGGTAAAACAACAATACGCAGACCTTACAGATGATGATCTGATGTATGCAGAAGGCAAAGAAGACGAGTTATTAGGTAAGCTTCAAAAGAAGACCGGAAAAACACAAGACGAAGTCAATACTTGGTTAAATGACTTATAGGGTTAATATTGTGTAATAGT encodes the following:
- a CDS encoding CsbD family protein, translating into MSDLTWKGRWNEIKGKVKQQYADLTDDDLMYAEGKEDELLGKLQKKTGKTQDEVNTWLNDL